The Hypanus sabinus isolate sHypSab1 chromosome 24, sHypSab1.hap1, whole genome shotgun sequence genome contains the following window.
AATAAACCGATGACTCTTCCGTCCGGAACAATTCAGCAGGTCCCTTGAGTTTAGAGGGTATGGTGCAAACAAATGGCGTTAatgccttgttactgagagagcTCAAAGGAGAACGGTCAGACTGGTTGAcgccagtaactcaaataatcagcCGTTacaatagtgtgcagaagagtatccctGAACGCAAAGAAATTCTAATGTTGAAGTTGGCAGTAGCAAATAACCAAGAACTGGCGTCAGCTGATAAAACGGCCATTGAGTGTACGGTGTTGTGAAAAAATCATGGGCACAAATTCTGATAGAGTTCTCCCTTGTGGTCTGAGAGTGTGAAGGGGCAGGCAGAGGGGTAACATTGtagaggaaaggggaaggggaagaaaagggaagggagcATGAAGCACGTGAGAGACGTTATGAAATAATTCGGATACGACTGTTCGCACCGAAATGACCTTATCTGATGAAACCGCCCCACCACCTGCCCGACACTCATTCTTTGCAGGAAGGAGTGGCCTGTTCATGCGCTGTTTATGTTGACTACTCTACAGATCTATGTGTAGAAGCTTGTGTAGAAGCTGGGAGTCTTTTACTCACTTCGGAATTGGCAAATTAGCGTATTAGATCTGACAGGACAAGAAGTTTAAAGGAAGTGCCTTGATAAAGAAAAGCCCGGTGGTATTTAATTACTTCTCAATATGCAGGCTCAAACTGGAATCATGAAAAATGTCCAGTGATTATTGTCCAATTGCATCTTGTGTGCGAATGCTCTGTTTTACTATTCAGCGAATGAAAACACTTCTGTGAGACACTTTATTGGCTTCGAACAGCAACAGGTAGTTCAGAAACACAAGAGTTTATTCAGATAGTGGAAAGTTTgatcaatgcacacaaaatgcagaaacacagtagttcaagcagcatctatggaagggaataaacagttgacgttaaaggctgaggcccttcatcaggactggaaagaaagggagaagaatgCAGAATATCAAGACGGGGCAGAAAAAGGAGAGAAGATCGAAAGTGATCCGTCAACTCAGTTGAGGGCGATGATGAATAAGTGGGGGAGAgcgatgaagtaaggagctgaaaggtgataggtgcaaAGGTAGAAAGCTGTGAAAAAAAGAATCTGATTCGAGAAGGGAGTGAATCATGGGAAAAAAGTCAAGGAGAAACTGCACCAAATGGAAGTGATAGGAATTTGAGGAAAAGAGTTAAGAGCAGATTTCATAAGAAAAGGGGAAAGAGAATGGAAGGGGAAGTGGTTTTCACAAGTTAGAGAAATCCTTGTTTATACTTCAGGCTCGAAGTTATCCATGCAGTAGGAGGCGATCTTTCTCCATCTTGCGAATGGGCGCATCGTGGCAGGAGAGGCCATGTATCGATATTTCGGAATGGGACTGGGGATTGGACTTAAAATGTTTGACTAGAGGGAAATCCTGTTTGTTGCAGATGCAGTGAAGGACAGGTCACTCtccgtcgggtctcaccgatgtagcgCAAGCCGCAGCAGGTTTTAATACAGCAGATGATTCTGACAGACGTGCCCGTGAACTGTTAAATCAACTAGAAGGACACGTTTTGGGCACGAATGCCTAtaagggaggagatgaatggggaGGTGCAGAGAGATCAGAAGGGATGGACAAATAGACAAAGAAATCATGGAGAGCGCGATTACTGCGGAAAGTGAAGGGAGAGAACAGTGGGAGGGCATAGATGCCTAATTTTTCCACAATATCTCAAAACAGACTACTAAGTTATGATTTTCGTTAAATAATGACGGGATAACATGTAATTAAAATTTCGCCTGAGCTTTGGTTCAAATTTATATGTTGTTCAAACGGAACTGGTTTGCACATTTATTACATTTTTCCTTTTTTCAGGAACCTGCCACTTTTACGACTTACCAAAGAATGTCAGATGTCCCGCGGTAATTTCATCAGTACCTTCAACTCTTTCTGGAATTTGCTTTGAGTCACTGCATAGAAAaaagtgtttgtgcagcaactgaaCATCTGAAGCATATTGGCAATTTCCATCAGGATGAATCTGGGGTCGTTGTATCCATTAATTTTATAACCAACCTGAAAACGCCGTACAAAGAAGTGGACAATAGATGGGGTCCACAGAAGGATAAAACATCCCGAGATTGTAAAGAGCAGGAGAATGGACTTTCTCCGGCTTTCCATCTCCGGGTCGCTCTGTCTTTCTCCCGTGGTGCAGCTACGAAGTCTCCTACGGGCCCGACTGGCCGCCAAAATGTGCCTTACAGTCAGAGTGTTGAACAAGAGAATAAGCAGGAACGGAAGGCAAGGAGTCAGAACGCGATCCGTCCAATCAAATATTCTCCAGAGGCTAAAAGAATATCGATCGTCCTTCTGTTTGCAGTACCAGGGCACGTTGTCAATGACGTACATTGGTTCGTGCAAAAAGTACCAGGGAACGTTGGTCACGCAGCCCAAAGTGCAGAGGACAGAGACAACAATGCCAGCGGTTCTCtgggtgcaatactttgctttaaGTTTCTGCCAGCAGATGGCGACAtatcggtcaaaggtgaaagtgaccgTTAACCACACCGAACTGACCCTGGCGGCGTAAATTGTCGCAATGCTGAAACTGCACACTGGTGTGATGGATAGGAAGCTACCGGGAAAATAAATTGCGGGGATCCGGTTTAAAATCACGGCGGTGATAATTACCAGAAGATCCGTCGCCGTCATGGACACGAGGTACCAGCTGATACACCTGGACAGACCGCAGTTCcctcgggacaggatcacaatggcCATTATATTAACTGTGGGGGAAACCATGGCAGGTTAGTGATAGAACACACTCACAGCAGAAGTAATTTTGAAGTTTCAGCGTAGAAATTTGCATAATTTCGGCATATTCCCATCAAACTTTGAAAAATTTCTTCTGATGCTCTGCAATGGATATTTTCTTAACTGCTTGTAATACAACCTGGTTTGGAAACCACAGTGATCAGGAGCTACAATGTGTCCAGAAAAAGCCACCTGAGTTTGATTATCAAATACCGACTCTGACTCCACTTTATTTAGTAAAATTACAGGAGTGCACGACTGATCATCTATTCACGTgaaacaactcaatgcatagaaacATGCAGGCTTGTCAAGCGGCCGTGCTCCCTATATGGTGTCAACGGAACCGGCGGTGGATGGTAGGGACCATGGCATGAAAAATCTTTGGGCACCGGTCGTCAAGAGGtttaattgttgttcagaccaaatattagAATGGGGAACCATGTGATCATAATGATAGTGAcggtggaatgattattggtgccacacggggtggtttgagtatctcagaaacagctaatCTTATGGGATTTTCACAATCAGTAGTCTCCAGAAGAACAAAAAATAACATTCAATGAGTGTCAGATCTGCAGAAGAAAACGCTTTAGACGGGtgaagctgataggaaggcaacTGAAACTGAAATATCCATGGTTACAAACAAACTCTCAGAGAAGTTTTAATTCTCTATGTCCACTTAATGTAGACAATATTTGCTCCAGAGTTAACCCACTTCAGAAAATGGCAGCAATAGTCCTAAGTAAGGCGAATTACGTGTACGAAAACGTTAAAAATTAGGTCAAACGTTAATATAGCGTTGCAAAGACGGTGGTAAAGACGCTTTCATTCCTGTTACAGATAGTGAGGCGTGTTCTCAACATTTAAAAATGTCATTTACTTGCTTTATGACCAGACCAATAGCTATTGTACGTTTAGTGTGTCAAGAAAGTTGTCCAGTTAAATGTTTAAAATAATGGAGTCAGATTACTCTCATTACTCTCTACCGACTATACCTTGTCATGCCGTTCCTATTGACCTGGTATGGAATTATATGACTTGATGTACATGTAATATCTGTAGATTATAAACAGCTCCGTGAAAAAGTAttagcaatatatatatatatatacatacacacacacatatatatatagtgtaCCTTTATAACTCCTTTTCGTagatacagtactctgcaaaagccTTAGACACCGTAGACTATGTGCCGAAAACATTAGCCCAGTGCTGTAAaggtaataaatattatgtactcGCTATAAACATACagtatggccactttattagatgcacCTGTTGCTTTGCACTTTGATATAAATACCTGCTCAGACAATCACATGGCAGCTATTCAATTCATAAAGATCACAAGAGCATGAGGCGTAAGACAACAAATCTCAAAATAGGAAGAAATGCTTCACCTGGAACCGCGATCACTGCAAGAGCCGTGTAGTAAATTGCATACACCAGCCCTCGTGGAGGTGCGTGCATTTTGCATCAGGGTATGCGAGACAAGCTCCTAGCTTTTGCGCTTTTGCGATTTCGGAACGAGTCCTTAATATACTTGACGTTGAACCGCTAAGGTCAGTTACATATTCTCATGTCGTTTACAATTCAGTCACGGAGAATAACACTAACATAATATACAGTCAGGGAACAAACATAATGACTGACATCACAATTACCATTGCTAATAACTAACGAACGAACAGGTTTGGTAACATACTCATTAGGCTGACCTCATGAATTAGAAAATTGCTGCAAATCTTCTCGCAGCATGAGATCTGCGTtggacggggagggggagggggaggggctggTGGAGGGGGAAAGTGTTGTATGCATTTTTAAACCTTGATCTGTAAAATTCAAGAATTGCTATTCACTGAccgatagtgtgtgtgtgtgtgtgtgtgtgtgtgtgtgtgtgtgtgtgtgtgtgtgtgtgtgtgtgtctgtgtgtgtgtgtgtctgtgtgtgtgtctgtgtgtgtgtatatataatataTGTTCTCTGTATGTATTTACATATATATCAATATATCGTACACATGCACACAGTGGcggctttattaggtacacctgcagaCCTGCTCTCTAATACAAATACTCGATCAGAAAAGCCCGAGACATATGAACGAACGtcagagaagcagaattaggtcatttagcccTTTGAATttgctccacctttccatcatgacTGGTTTATATCGCTCACCACCgcgttctcctgccttcctctCGTAACCGTTGATACCTTTACaagtcaggaacctatcaatctgcGCTTAAAAACATTTTGTGACTTGTTCTCCACAGCCATCAGAGGTAATTATTTAATTCCACCCATTCAGCgccttctggctaaagatattctcCGCATCTCTGCCCAAAAAAGAAATCCTACAATGCTAATGCTGTGCCCGATGGTCCTGGAATCCACTATTGTAGGAAATAGCCTTTCCATTTCAATTcaatgtaggcctttcaatattcgataggtttcagtgagattattCTCCGTCACCATTCTTCAAACCTCCGGAGAACACATAGAGCCATCAGGCTCTATTCATAATTTAATCGTTTCTTGCCATAGACCGCTGTGGAGCCAAGtcattaaggcagaggttgatcatTTTTGATCAATCAGCGTGTCAAAGATTATCGATagaagacaggaaaatgttgGTCTATCAAAACGGCCATGATGGGATGGCGAGCagtcgaagggccgaatagcctccgGATCCGCAGCCTTATGTTCTTATGACGTTCAGACATTCGGCTGAAACGGGGAATGCAAAAATTCTTCTGCACATAAACTAAACTAATACCGGCTTCAGAAATATGGGACACATTGGTAAAAACATAAGGAGAACTCAGTGGCAGTTTAATCATGCTGGATCAGCAGTTAGTGCAGTCAGTACGAGTTAATGAACTCAAAACAGCATGAGAGGTACTCAACAAGGGAGTTTTAACGTTCACTTGGATTTGGACTAGTATAAGAATGACAAATGTGCAGAAATCTATGAGAACCATCCAGGTAAGCGGGAAAACCTCACGTACACCACCcagacaaagttcaaagttgattGCTATTCAAAGCAACCAAATATAACCTGGAACTGCATTTGCATGGGGGCGCCCAAAGTGAATGCAATGAAAAACAATATAATTAAGGCAAACCTGCACAGTAGCAACTACAGAAAAACAACCAACGAATAAATACTAAATAAATGagtaataaataataattatacaactaagtaaataaatatataaccAGATAGATATAATTCATCATGTTGCTGGGATAATAACCATAATTGCAAACCACGTACTTCTGTATCTGAATGGTAGACTTTGATTCACATTGCATTGCAATGTTCATATGAAAGTGAAAAGTAGATCTTGTTATTAGAGTATGTATATTtcgccctgagattcactttcctgcCGCTATGTTCAGCAAAGCTATAGAGTAGCAACTACAACAAGATCAATGGAAAATCAACAAGTGTGCAAATGACAACGAACTCGAAACATTGAGCACACCTATATGAAACTCGggcataggaaagcagcatccatcatcagtgatccccaccaaccaggtcatgcgctcttcttgctgctgctatcaggtatAATCTACAAGATCCTTAGGATTCAGACCACCAGGTACAGAAAGAGTTACTGCAACACAATACAACGAGAGCAGGCAAGTACAAGATAAAGAAACTTTAAATTGAGaacattggctgtgggaacatcgcATTTCGGAACGAGTCCTTAATATACTTGACGTTCAACCGCTAAGGTCatttaaatatattcattttgcTTACAATTCAGTCATGGGGAATAACATTAAAATAATATACAGTCAAGAGAATACACATAATGACTGACGTCACAATTACCATTGCTAACACGTAACGAACAAACAGATTTGGTAACATATTCATTAGAGTGACCTGGGAATTAGAAAGACTCTCATTCACGTTGGATTGCAACGTTCCTGTCAAAGTTGAAATTAGATCTTGTTATTGGAGTATGTATACGTCACCCTGAGATGAATTTTCTTGCCGTCATGTTCAGCAAAGCTGCAGAGTGGTATCCAAAAAAAGATCAATAGAAAATCAACAAGTGTGTAGATAACAACGAACTTGAAATACAAATACAACGACAGCTGGAAAAATACAAGATAAAGAAACTTCAAATTGGgatcatcggttgtgggaacatctcaatgaatggACAAATGAATGTAGTTATCCACTTTTGTTCGAGAGCGAGATGATTGTGTTGCAGCAActctttctgaacctggtggtttgaatCTTAAGGCTCTTATGCttatacctgatggcagcagcgagaagagcgcatgacctgggtggtggggatccctgatgatggatgctgctttcctgtgcccgtgtttcatgtaggtgtgctcaatgttTGTCATAGCTAcatctgtgatgtactgggccgaatccgtTTCCTTTtcaaggattttccattcaaaggcattggtatttccatacgaGGCCGCGATGCTGCCAGCCTGAGAAGGCGCTGGTTACAATtttatgtatgtatatgtatatatatatatatataaatcatTTAATCATTGGAGCAAAAGAAGCAAAGATCTTGAGTGAGTGTACATGGGTtatttgtccattcagaaatctgctggcggAAGGGAAGAACTGTTCTTAAACCGTTGCGTGTCTATAGGCTCAGGTACTTTagtccccgatggtagcaatgaaaaaaaGGGTATGTCCTGGGCGACGCCATGTCACTACGGGGGCGGGATTTGTGATGGCGTCGGGGCTTGGAGCTCAATACCCTCTGCCCCTCTTCCCCGTGGAaattgggtgctccggtttcatcctacagtccaaaggcgtaccatGTAGGTTATTCGGTCATTGTCTATTGCACCATGATTTAGTTAGGGTTAAATTGCAGGTGACGGGGATTGCTGGGTCGGCAATAGCCCGAAGGTCCGGACCGGCAGACTCCCCGGTGCATCACTAAAgacaaaaataataaacaagtgaaaatctCTAAGTTTTCTTGATCCAAATGTGATTTACAAAAGGTGATCCAGATCTATCTGTAATTTTATTTTCTGGGCCGGATGTTGTTCATCAAAATTTTTGTTTGGTGTTTGTTAAGTGTGAGAGTCAATCTCCCATAACCTGTTACGGTGATGATGATATCATTAACCACAAAGACAATAATCACAATAATATTGGAAACCTCTTCCCAGAAAGAGAAAGGTTCCTTGTGGAAACATAAGTTTAGCTAGTTAATACAAAGCCACAAACTCAAATACAATACGAGACCAACAAATCTAAGGCGACAAATGCAGAAAGTACCAAGAGAAACCAAAAAaatatacagcacattacagaatctgcagcagtttaactcaatctgattacttatacAGGCACACATCTAGAGGCACGCGTCATTCATCAAAATATTGCTTTAAATTGCAAACTCATCATAAAACATAACTTGCTATTATTTCACAATGTCTAAGTACCAGAAATTCTGTTAGGACGGATATGTTATTACAGATATGACAATCCATGCTGATAATCGGGATCTAATAATAAAGGATAAGCACACAATAAAAGCTCAGTTCATCGATATAGTCATTTCAAACACACATTCTAATTCAGAAATCAACAAGAGAAAACACCAGACCTATGCTGTTTTAATAGAGGAAATTAAAAGTCTATGAAACATGAAAAGGGCATACATTGTCCCGAAACTGATATCTCCAACTAGTATCCTCGAAAAGGTACTACACGATGGTTTTAAACCATTAGGGCTGCACGGTAATAAACATGGAAATCTTCAAAaggcacaatattaaacaccatgAGATTAGTCTgtaagttcctagcaattgaaatTTAgcgtgcttggctatgcccgtacctcagtttttaccagcttgaactgagaaaaaaatacaatggaTATGCAAAAAGAGGTTATAAAATACGAACAACTGAAAAGTGATAATATTCATAAGTGTTGGTACAAAAtttgcttgccttcatcagtcaataTGAATACGCATTACTAAATTTCTTAAAAATCCAGAAAAAGTGCCTGAACATTTTTGTTATAAGGAAAATATATCTCTCgcccaaagtacactgcagatgttggggtcaaagcaacacggtccacacactggaggaactcaggtgctCCCTAAAGAAGAAATCAGAAACAATTCATACAACTATCTTCTTATTACTTGTTTAAAAATGAGACATCAAAATATATCATCATGCATCTCGCAAATAACCACAATACACTTAAAGAAGAACTGAAAGGTTACAATAAGGGTATGAAAGGACGTGAAGAAAAACTAATTCGAAATAAAACCTGGCGGAAAAGCAGAAATATTTCATGTTGATATATTGATTGCCAAAAATTATTTGACTCTGCCTCACAATCATGGTTAATAGAGTTTTTTCATCTATATAAAATACGCACAACACTTGCGATATGCAATACCTGCGAAGCACTGAAGTATTATAAGCACCCTGTCTACTAACAACAAAAAGAGAACAAACACAGTTATCAAAATATCCGAGCCATTTTCGAAGGCGACTCTCTAAGCGCATTGTTGCTCTCTCTAGCTTTAAGGCCGCTCTCTCATTCACTGAATCAGACGAACATTGTGTCTCAaatcagaaaaaaatgaaattaatttcACCTTTACACACGGTACATACATTATTGAATTGAAATTATATACAGCTTCATCAGTAAAGTTAAAGTAATTAATTCAGACATCAGAACGTTAGATTAGATATATGCAGAACACGGCATAGGAACAATGCGGATGTAATAATACAAGATTAACAAGCGCAAATAACTTTTTTAATCGATACAGCTGCTCCAAACATACATACTAAAATCAATAAATGAAAGAAGCAGAAATATGCCGAATTAAAAGAGAAAATAGAACGACgatggaacatgaacattgacctGATAGTAATACTGATAAATAGTATCACCCCAAagacactacacaatagcattaactaATGAGGGCTGAACAGCAATATCTATGAAAGGCTTGAGAAAGCTGCTATAATAAACACAGTAACGTTGGTAGCGATTGTGAAATGGGCACGCTTACCTGTGACCTTACTTCctgttttaccagcttgagccgagaaaaaagtaataataatgttATCCATGTTAACGACGGCTGAAACCAATACCTGGCTGTAGGTATAGTAAAATAATATACTGTCACTTCAAAAATGGAGAGATGAGTACTGAATAGACTGATACAGCTGGTGGCTCTGGATATCCAGTGCATCCTCGGAGCTAATGCTGGGAGTGGCAGCAAGCATATCGCCAGTGGTACACTGCGAATTGGTGGTCAGTTACCGGGAAACCCGAAATAGATACTGCCAACATTCTAAGCAGACCATCGACACCAGAGGCTTCGAATGTTGTGGGTTTTCCGGGCAGAGCGTTGCAATTACAACTAAGCCCACTCAAGCAGTTAAGAGATGAAACATAAGCACGAAGTCATTAAAATTAAACATGTTCATAAGGCGATACGTTATATAGGACAACAAaggttttgcttcctgaatacctttagctGCTTGGGCATTCTTAGGCATCGCGGCTGCTGCATGACAGGACAAGATTAGTAATTATTATCGGATTGAGggctgtaaggatggaatttgttATCACCAGCCACAAAAATCtcaatgaaggattttgatatttgtaacagatgcttcccagaataactggtgccaagattaaggaaagcatttttgttggtccacaaattaaACAGGTCATCAGTGACAGGCAATTTGAGGAATTCCCAGTGGGACggaagaaaatcacatggaaggcattcaaggaatttgtggaaatttttctcggcatctaTAGGGCACCAAATTACATGGtttggttgaaagcatgcttcaagcatataagacaataaaatgcaacatgtcactcagCTAGCACACTATAAAATAAGTTTCGTCTAGCGAAGCTGACACAATCAGAGCTTAAGAAAGAGAAGATTCGCAGGCTTTTTGAGATTCTTTTTAAACGGCCAACCAATTGGGAGCGGAGGAGCTGAGGACAGCCGGTCAGCTAGCGCACTATAAAAAAAGTTCTGTCTAGCGAAGTGACCATCGTCGTcatggactgagtcagagtgcgACGGCTTCGGCTCAACAGGCTTTCAGCGTGAACAGGCAAAGACGTGGGTAGGTTCTGGTAAGttcttgttgttgttgtttttatcGCATCAACTTCTTTTTTAACCAGTAAGTTcggagagaatgccaggcaggatgttggaatgctcctcttgaagaatgtgggaagtcagggagacctccgatCTCCCTGACAACACCTGCCAGGTGTATCCAGCTGAATCTCTTAAAAAAAACCGCGTTAGGCAACTGGAGCTGAAGcaggatgacctccggatcattcgggagaatgaggagtttatagatagtattttCAGGGATTTAGCTACGCCAAAGGAGCAGAGCAcgggtaattgggttaccgtcagctgagggaagggaaaggggcaggcagagcagggtttccctgtggccattctcctcaacaACATGCATCCGGATTTGAAAACAGTTGGAGCGGATCCCTGGCACTGAGTCTAGTTCTGCAGTGTAGAAAGGAATGGgtaagaagaggagagcggtagggataggggactcagtagttagaggtacagacaggaggttctgcagtCGTGACAGAGACTTCCGGATGGTTTGCTGCCCCCGGGATCCCAGGGTCAGGTATGTCTCTGATAACATGCACAGCATTCCAaagtgagagggtgagcagccgaaTGCCATGGGTACATATCGGTACAAAtgatgtaggaagaaagagtgaggatgTCCTAAAGAGTGAGTatggagagcttggtaggaagttgaaaatcaaggcctcaagggtagtaatctcaggattgctacctgtgcaatggaccagtgagggtaagtgtaggatgttctggaggatgaacacgtggccgAGGAACTTATGTAAGAGCCAGGGTTTCGAATTTTTGGATCActtggacctcttctggggcgggtgggacctgtacaagagagatgggttacacctgaactacagggggatcAATGGCCTTGCGCGGAGGTTTGTtcgtgctattggggagggtttaaactagaattgtagtcggatgggaagcagagtgccagagcagatagtggagcaggggtgaaaataaatgaagttaaaagttcatgcaaagtcagaaatagaagagttgtatatggtggtaataatcttctgaggtgtgtctattttaatgtgagcaGTATTGTGAGGAAGGCAGACGAGTTGGGGGCGTGGATGGACACagggaattatgacattatagccatcagTGAAACTGCTacaggaggagcaggactgggagcttaatgttccAAAATCCCGATGTTCCAGACGTGTtcgaggcagagggatgaagagtGGTTGGGGTGGCATTAACTGTCAGGTGTTACGTactccgtaactgggtcacttaccagcaaagatagagaggtctgttgaagtctgatgttactatttttaacagtatttattgataaaaatacacaacaataatatcaatgcaaacatacaaataatatacgtcgtcaatgccaaatctaaaagcgcgggtataataataatcaataagaaatagctctatcattgtctaggggataatgtattgtccgatggaaatataaaagtcactcaagttcattcaagtgCAGCTTttagttggagagaaagacggatctTTAATTTgaccattccttttatgatgtcaatccttcgagagtcgttgggggctgacttcccctttgttgttagctaaagccgttcttctgtggcaaggcccaccaattccgaggcaagtAGAACAGTGCGCACGTGGCTTTctaccggctttcgctattacgctgttacaggatctCGAGCGTTTCTTCttgtgcatctgaggggctgttcccacagaccctcttttatccccactcatggggtctcagatgtcaatcaggttggggaggATGCCATCCCCCacccagcccacgttgcctgattcCTTAAGTGCATCGATGAATAGCACAGTGCTCAATCCACatttccgtctccaagagacaataaccGTTATCAATGGTTTCGCCTTTTTGAGGCCAGGACAccttccaaactctttgtggattctgcatgtctttctctcatttcctgggtctcctgacctgacttaatagcggtcttgcgattctcaaaaaggagggggggggcagCACaggcataacaccccctttcttcaacgcgttttttaccatcggtaaaaaaacgaagtaatacagagtcttacaggattttagaatctaataccatacaattttttttaacagagtgatacagttatacattcaattcagtatctagatggttaccgattacattgtcacttcctttaatatcttagcattttgtaccttactaaagacttgtagc
Protein-coding sequences here:
- the LOC132380736 gene encoding probable G-protein coupled receptor 139, encoding MAIVILSRGNCGLSRCISWYLVSMTATDLLVIITAVILNRIPAIYFPGSFLSITPVCSFSIATIYAARVSSVWLTVTFTFDRYVAICWQKLKAKYCTQRTAGIVVSVLCTLGCVTNVPWYFLHEPMYVIDNVPWYCKQKDDRYSFSLWRIFDWTDRVLTPCLPFLLILLFNTLTVRHILAASRARRRLRSCTTGERQSDPEMESRRKSILLLFTISGCFILLWTPSIVHFFVRRFQVGYKINGYNDPRFILMEIANMLQMFSCCTNTFFYAVTQSKFQKELKVLMKLPRDI